A genomic stretch from bacterium includes:
- a CDS encoding PQQ-binding-like beta-propeller repeat protein — protein sequence MRRTVIITGIVIAALASAVSLAGEPIWQMMMHDCRHTCQSKFNGPSRANIAWRTLSDQLLSGPVVVAEDGAIYAVAFPNGLFALDNSGALKWSQDCNLPSSVALGNDGTVYVPCGALHAFSSRGELKWRGPGVQNITVGPDGTIYACTVSSFCALSTEGDVKWEYYTDGRKVREPAVAPNGNVYVLEDYWSLEDGRLLALDSKGNLLWEQAVSGFEVSDLLAASDSSVIFYSLSQGILYCYGPNGELNWSFSTGMSFVPYDEAVAGDPCLGTSEEGTIYLLADKPWYVSTPNPPYESLFFALTSAGDLKWSLEIPGSPGNNIAIGANGTIYVGAIAGGTSDTLFSFQPDGTENWRTEIGGASEPVIGGEGVLYISGWGLTAIADYGSMYIDLFLAQSWFYPGDSLSLTVAGENMGRSTDVDFYLVMWDIDGNIYSWPTWQPGVSPGLTDFHIPYGTRWTLESFAELTLPTDSPPINRQARFWFAVALTKPQTMEFLCSADMENINFVTNWRP from the coding sequence ATGCGAAGAACAGTGATAATCACCGGAATTGTGATAGCGGCCCTGGCGAGCGCCGTATCATTGGCGGGCGAGCCGATCTGGCAGATGATGATGCACGACTGCCGGCACACGTGTCAGAGTAAGTTCAACGGGCCAAGTCGCGCGAACATCGCCTGGAGGACCTTGTCGGACCAACTTTTGTCCGGGCCGGTTGTAGTCGCGGAGGATGGCGCCATTTACGCTGTCGCTTTCCCGAACGGGCTTTTTGCTCTCGACAATTCCGGGGCGCTCAAGTGGTCTCAAGACTGCAACCTTCCTTCGTCAGTTGCCTTGGGCAACGACGGGACAGTGTATGTGCCTTGCGGCGCTTTGCACGCATTCTCATCGCGGGGGGAGCTCAAATGGCGAGGTCCTGGCGTCCAAAACATCACGGTTGGGCCAGACGGGACTATCTACGCGTGCACAGTGTCATCATTCTGCGCCTTGAGCACGGAAGGCGATGTCAAGTGGGAGTATTATACGGACGGCCGGAAGGTTCGTGAACCCGCTGTGGCGCCGAATGGGAATGTGTATGTGCTCGAGGACTATTGGTCTTTGGAGGATGGACGGCTTCTGGCTCTTGATTCCAAGGGCAACCTGCTATGGGAACAGGCAGTCTCGGGATTCGAGGTTAGCGATCTTCTAGCTGCCTCCGACTCCTCGGTCATTTTCTATTCCCTCTCTCAGGGCATTCTTTACTGCTACGGCCCAAACGGCGAACTCAACTGGAGCTTCAGCACCGGAATGAGCTTCGTTCCCTACGATGAGGCGGTCGCCGGCGATCCCTGCCTGGGCACATCGGAGGAGGGCACCATCTATCTTCTGGCAGACAAGCCCTGGTACGTGTCCACGCCAAATCCACCCTACGAGAGTCTGTTTTTCGCGCTCACTTCGGCCGGGGATCTGAAATGGTCACTCGAAATTCCTGGCTCGCCAGGGAATAACATCGCGATAGGCGCGAACGGCACCATATACGTAGGAGCCATTGCTGGGGGAACCAGTGATACGCTTTTCTCGTTTCAGCCAGATGGAACAGAGAACTGGCGCACGGAGATAGGCGGAGCCTCAGAACCGGTGATAGGCGGAGAGGGCGTGTTGTATATTAGTGGCTGGGGCCTGACCGCCATCGCAGATTATGGTTCTATGTACATCGATCTTTTTCTCGCCCAGAGCTGGTTCTACCCCGGCGACTCTCTGTCGCTTACAGTCGCGGGTGAAAACATGGGGCGCAGCACAGACGTCGATTTCTATCTGGTGATGTGGGATATCGATGGAAACATTTACTCCTGGCCTACTTGGCAGCCCGGGGTATCCCCCGGCCTGACGGATTTTCACATTCCATACGGGACGCGATGGACGCTGGAGAGCTTCGCGGAGCTGACGCTGCCGACCGACAGCCCGCCGATCAACCGACAGGCCAGATTCTGGTTCGCCGTAGCCCTCACCAAGCCACAAACGATGGAGTTCTTGTGCAGCGCTGACATGGAGAACATCAACTTCGTCACAAACTGGCGCCCGTGA
- a CDS encoding choice-of-anchor D domain-containing protein — DVAIGEYEVDQYEDDDVCGDASSIGADCVAQRHTLAPHDDIDWLKFDGLRGITYRVFTYDIEPYITDPDIYVYSGDCGSLTLIGSDDVPGLGQSGSVEFFCEETGTYYVEVRQHTSGEIGSYYYIAVCSELWPMVGCDKGHRGYMNAEGPTTNKVEWARTFGQFDLNAYASLDQTGRIFVSATDGTLYAVLPNGRLDWQYPTGLASDWGPVVDHAGNAVLALRGGMVSSVGPDGALNWALSTPLPAEITAPPTISDTGAAFFGLEDSSIAAAVADSGLAIMGYPFTPPPPVSGRVVGSPAIDSEGFVYFTTEGNVDVFNVFCIDPRSAVSLRWRSHVPPVILTAAPTLSHDDAELYVGGMDGVLYALDTNSGGNLWNFATGGPIVGSVAVHPDVGMVFIPSEDGSLYCVDPASPSAAVWEYATGGPIHSSPAVDIAGRIYFGSDDGFFYCLNPDGSLLWSYDFGIPVDSSPSLDSYGFVYITVGHELFVFDEWVPDPRAPESSCDCPAKVTSPLIPVTWVSRDNKSGVKSVSLWYRYSSGGTWGNWTDSGLVGYAEIGTFNFVPTQEGIYEFYTIAEDYAGNVEGAPASADCSCLYNTAYPESSCTSPEYDNAMPIPVQFTSNAVNGIFQTVLWYRYNGGAWTCSGQAKQASGGTIYFGVNLGNGTYDFYSVAIDAIGNEELRPTASTQPDTTTIYDMIRPVSSCWLTADGDYTSDSTIPIQFRGYDGLSGLNETVLYYRIGSGDWIDSGLSSTGAEGTFEFDTSATGEVKYDFTTVSEDNAGNVELGPSTAKASVVYDATAPESTCTLNSLTDTEILLNYDVVDSNLIVEVQLWYRLAFGDWAMHPKKGSGSSGMFTFVPLLGDGTYEFYTVAVDAAENVEPPAGLPDVLSIYFDVKAPESHCSAPAIATFNEIQVGFHVLELNNGVKEVKLFERFNDGDWEYTGLSRHGNDQGVFEVRLYDGDGAYGFYTTAEDYLGNIEDVPDTADAVVLLDREAPVSSCSSGEIASSAVISIAYEAQDAVSGVNRTKLFSSYNGAKFTDTGLVGYESSGAFSFDAILGDGEYAFYTVGVDEAGHRERIPDMPDTVTILDTQAPFSQCSCPSVTNATEVTVTFLAGDEGLGSVTVSLWFSFNFGVPEDSGLSMTAGTGAFDFELMHGEGIYSFFTLATDSGGNVEAAKDMECSVLYDATAPVSTCTSSTYANKSPLSIAFDAEDPDISFSIDGSGVRGTCLWYRFKRYAGVEFGDWQDSGVRMDLAEGTFSLWAKDGEGFYDLQTRADDRAGNVEALKDEPDCSVIYDVTPPASFCTSPGTVYEPKILIDYNVYEITSGLARVTLWYKFENGEFESSRITRTSPRGQITFMPKDGQGSYYFYTIGVDNAGNVERGPLEPDCQTIYALNEPDISVSPMSIDFGTLPPALGRTVTAYIEVSNVGLLPLNISDILIDTMIPAFTSTAGAMTIAAGASQLIDVSFSPPGLGQFNATLAITSNDPDEPLVEVTLTGQGAASMQNPSIRVAPQDLGFGTVTLGETKAGNFTVTNIGGADLVIYSVQNQQMVSVFSDARGASYYPHVVPPNGGTMTIRINFKPTAASDYSTFFVIRHNDFYTDLTSPGATTVACTGTGVTGGGPSIHVTPDRLDFGRVTVRTTAERSVTVSNVGGADLIITGMETVGSQTAYTDGQAPSWYPHVLQPGESTEMVRRFTPPTPGSYPGRFAILSNDPENPSYRVATTGEGVSGAGGPDIRLSHDDIRFGVVHLGGVADLSVEISNVGTADLEVSSLDVESSTPTVFGAFYNGSFPIVIAPGGSERISVTFHPAGEGDETGEVHVNSNDPGSPQLTITLSGVGSIGDDDYPVLNVSPRILDFGEVPVGSTKEMTITARNDGAVVLYIYRMVTPEPFGDGQDVSWYPFWVLPGSSVEMTVTFSPTESGFYNEGIGVSSNDPDWLAGRIEVTGTGVAGYRGPELSVSADKFSVHAGEELAISFGIQNPGPALAVDLLGAVVLPDGTFLFYPGFSMEPQPVFIRVAEAAAIGPIEILRVPFSNALPKGQYVFYAAVLNPYNYDMQIEGDIASATWVFE; from the coding sequence TGATGTGGCGATCGGTGAGTACGAGGTTGACCAATACGAGGACGATGACGTCTGCGGAGATGCCAGCTCGATTGGCGCCGATTGCGTTGCGCAACGCCACACGCTTGCGCCTCACGATGACATCGATTGGCTGAAGTTCGATGGGCTTCGAGGCATTACCTATCGAGTCTTTACCTACGACATCGAACCATACATCACCGACCCGGACATTTATGTTTACTCCGGCGATTGCGGCAGCTTGACACTTATTGGGAGCGACGATGTTCCTGGCCTGGGCCAGAGTGGAAGCGTGGAGTTCTTCTGCGAAGAGACCGGGACCTACTACGTCGAGGTTAGACAGCACACATCTGGGGAGATCGGGTCATATTATTACATCGCTGTTTGCAGCGAGCTCTGGCCGATGGTGGGCTGCGACAAAGGCCACAGGGGCTACATGAACGCGGAAGGCCCGACGACGAACAAAGTCGAGTGGGCCCGGACGTTCGGCCAGTTTGACCTCAATGCCTACGCCTCGCTCGATCAGACCGGCCGGATATTTGTTTCCGCTACGGATGGCACCCTTTATGCAGTTCTGCCGAACGGGCGCCTCGATTGGCAGTATCCGACGGGCTTGGCGTCGGACTGGGGTCCAGTCGTTGACCACGCGGGCAACGCGGTTCTGGCGCTTCGGGGTGGCATGGTGTCATCGGTCGGGCCCGACGGAGCCTTGAACTGGGCGCTGTCAACGCCTTTGCCGGCTGAGATCACGGCGCCGCCCACGATTTCAGATACTGGTGCCGCCTTTTTCGGGCTGGAGGATTCGTCCATTGCTGCGGCGGTCGCAGATTCAGGCTTGGCCATTATGGGCTATCCTTTCACGCCTCCGCCTCCTGTGTCGGGTCGGGTTGTTGGCAGCCCAGCGATCGATTCTGAAGGCTTCGTCTATTTCACAACCGAGGGCAATGTTGATGTTTTCAACGTGTTTTGCATTGATCCACGTTCGGCAGTGTCGCTCCGGTGGCGGAGCCATGTTCCACCCGTGATCTTAACAGCTGCGCCGACGCTGAGCCATGATGATGCGGAGCTTTACGTGGGCGGTATGGATGGAGTTCTGTACGCGCTTGACACGAATTCTGGCGGCAATCTATGGAACTTCGCGACGGGCGGGCCTATCGTGGGCTCCGTCGCCGTCCACCCCGACGTGGGCATGGTGTTCATCCCATCAGAAGACGGTTCGCTGTATTGCGTCGATCCCGCCTCGCCCAGTGCTGCGGTTTGGGAATATGCGACGGGTGGTCCAATCCACTCTTCGCCCGCTGTTGACATCGCCGGTCGTATCTATTTCGGCAGCGACGACGGGTTCTTCTACTGTCTCAATCCCGATGGGTCGCTACTTTGGAGCTATGATTTCGGGATTCCGGTCGATTCCAGTCCTTCGCTCGACTCCTACGGATTCGTTTACATCACGGTCGGGCACGAGCTCTTCGTCTTTGACGAGTGGGTCCCCGACCCCAGGGCGCCCGAATCGTCATGCGACTGTCCGGCCAAGGTTACGAGCCCGCTTATTCCCGTTACGTGGGTCTCCAGAGACAACAAGAGCGGTGTGAAGTCCGTGTCGCTTTGGTATCGCTACAGTTCTGGCGGCACGTGGGGCAATTGGACTGATTCTGGGCTTGTAGGATATGCCGAGATAGGGACGTTTAATTTCGTCCCGACGCAAGAGGGCATCTACGAGTTTTACACGATCGCCGAGGATTACGCTGGCAACGTTGAGGGTGCACCAGCGTCGGCAGATTGCTCCTGTCTATACAACACCGCATATCCCGAATCATCCTGCACATCGCCCGAATACGATAATGCGATGCCAATCCCTGTTCAGTTCACCAGCAATGCCGTGAATGGCATCTTCCAGACCGTTCTGTGGTATCGATACAACGGCGGCGCATGGACATGCAGCGGCCAGGCCAAGCAGGCGTCAGGGGGCACGATCTACTTCGGCGTGAACCTCGGTAATGGGACTTACGATTTCTACTCCGTCGCGATCGATGCGATTGGGAACGAGGAGCTGAGGCCTACGGCGAGCACCCAGCCGGACACGACCACAATTTATGACATGATTCGCCCAGTCTCGAGCTGCTGGCTTACCGCTGACGGCGACTACACGAGCGATTCGACTATACCCATCCAGTTCAGAGGCTACGACGGGCTAAGTGGCTTGAACGAGACGGTTCTTTACTACCGTATCGGCTCGGGCGACTGGATTGATAGCGGGCTTTCATCCACCGGGGCTGAGGGCACGTTTGAGTTCGACACCTCAGCAACTGGAGAGGTCAAATACGATTTCACAACAGTTTCCGAGGACAATGCAGGGAACGTGGAGCTGGGCCCGAGCACGGCAAAGGCCTCGGTGGTCTATGATGCAACAGCCCCAGAATCGACCTGCACGCTCAACAGCCTGACGGATACCGAGATTCTATTGAACTATGATGTTGTTGACAGCAACCTCATTGTCGAGGTTCAACTCTGGTATCGCCTGGCCTTTGGAGACTGGGCGATGCACCCCAAGAAGGGCTCGGGCAGCTCCGGGATGTTCACGTTCGTCCCGCTCTTGGGTGATGGAACGTATGAGTTCTACACGGTCGCCGTTGACGCGGCCGAGAACGTGGAGCCTCCTGCGGGGCTTCCGGATGTGCTTTCGATATACTTCGACGTCAAGGCTCCAGAATCGCACTGTTCGGCGCCGGCCATTGCGACCTTCAACGAGATTCAGGTTGGTTTCCACGTCTTGGAGCTGAACAACGGCGTCAAGGAGGTCAAGCTCTTCGAGAGGTTCAACGATGGTGATTGGGAATATACTGGACTTTCTCGTCATGGGAATGACCAAGGCGTGTTTGAAGTCAGGCTCTACGATGGGGACGGCGCCTATGGCTTCTACACGACGGCCGAGGATTACCTTGGCAATATAGAGGATGTTCCTGACACAGCTGACGCGGTCGTTCTTCTCGATAGAGAGGCGCCAGTTTCCAGCTGCTCGTCCGGTGAGATCGCCTCGTCCGCGGTGATCAGTATAGCCTACGAGGCGCAGGACGCAGTCTCGGGCGTGAACAGGACGAAGCTCTTCAGCAGCTACAACGGAGCGAAGTTCACGGACACGGGCCTCGTGGGGTATGAGTCGAGCGGAGCGTTTTCGTTTGACGCGATTTTGGGCGATGGCGAGTACGCGTTTTACACAGTCGGCGTGGATGAGGCCGGGCATCGGGAGCGGATTCCCGACATGCCGGACACGGTAACGATACTCGACACGCAAGCGCCGTTCTCTCAGTGCAGTTGCCCAAGCGTGACGAACGCGACGGAGGTTACCGTTACCTTCCTGGCTGGTGATGAGGGGCTTGGTTCCGTAACGGTGAGCCTGTGGTTCAGCTTCAACTTCGGCGTTCCGGAGGACAGCGGCCTTTCGATGACGGCAGGCACCGGCGCTTTTGACTTCGAGCTTATGCACGGCGAGGGTATTTACTCGTTCTTCACGCTCGCGACCGACTCCGGCGGAAACGTTGAGGCAGCCAAGGATATGGAGTGTTCTGTTCTTTACGATGCCACCGCGCCGGTCTCGACGTGCACTAGCAGCACCTACGCAAACAAGTCGCCGCTTTCGATAGCGTTCGACGCCGAAGACCCCGACATTTCCTTTTCCATAGATGGCAGCGGCGTCAGGGGCACCTGTCTGTGGTATCGGTTCAAGAGATATGCTGGCGTTGAGTTCGGCGATTGGCAGGATTCGGGCGTCAGGATGGACCTTGCTGAGGGCACGTTTAGCCTTTGGGCGAAGGACGGCGAGGGCTTCTATGACCTCCAGACGAGGGCAGACGACAGGGCCGGTAACGTCGAGGCGCTCAAGGATGAGCCGGATTGCAGCGTCATCTATGACGTAACGCCTCCTGCGTCGTTCTGCACTTCGCCCGGAACAGTCTATGAGCCGAAGATACTGATCGACTATAACGTTTATGAGATCACGAGCGGCCTTGCTCGTGTGACGCTCTGGTATAAGTTTGAGAACGGCGAGTTCGAGAGCAGTCGTATAACCCGCACGAGTCCGAGGGGGCAGATAACGTTTATGCCGAAAGACGGCCAGGGCAGTTACTACTTCTACACGATCGGCGTTGACAACGCTGGGAACGTTGAAAGAGGACCGCTCGAGCCGGATTGCCAGACGATTTATGCGCTCAACGAGCCGGATATCAGCGTCTCGCCGATGTCGATCGACTTCGGAACACTGCCTCCGGCTCTAGGCCGAACTGTAACTGCGTATATCGAGGTGTCGAACGTTGGCCTTTTGCCTCTGAACATCTCTGATATATTGATCGATACCATGATTCCAGCCTTCACGAGCACGGCGGGCGCGATGACAATTGCCGCAGGGGCAAGCCAGCTGATCGATGTCTCGTTCTCGCCTCCTGGCCTGGGCCAGTTTAATGCGACCCTGGCTATCACGAGCAACGATCCGGATGAGCCTCTAGTTGAGGTCACGTTGACTGGACAGGGCGCTGCGTCAATGCAAAACCCCAGCATTCGGGTTGCGCCTCAAGATCTCGGCTTTGGCACGGTAACACTTGGTGAGACGAAAGCGGGCAACTTCACTGTAACCAACATTGGCGGAGCTGATCTGGTCATCTATAGCGTGCAGAATCAGCAGATGGTGTCCGTATTCAGCGACGCGCGAGGAGCGAGCTACTATCCGCATGTGGTGCCACCAAACGGCGGGACGATGACGATCAGGATCAACTTCAAGCCGACCGCGGCGAGTGATTACAGTACTTTCTTCGTTATCCGCCACAACGATTTCTACACGGACCTGACCAGTCCAGGCGCCACGACAGTCGCCTGCACTGGCACCGGCGTTACCGGGGGTGGACCCAGTATCCATGTCACTCCGGATAGGCTGGATTTCGGCAGGGTCACGGTGCGCACAACTGCTGAAAGGAGCGTTACCGTCTCTAACGTGGGTGGCGCGGACCTGATTATTACCGGGATGGAGACTGTGGGCTCGCAGACGGCATACACTGATGGGCAAGCGCCCTCATGGTACCCTCACGTTCTACAGCCCGGCGAATCTACCGAGATGGTCCGGAGGTTCACCCCCCCCACCCCTGGCTCCTATCCGGGCAGATTTGCCATTCTATCCAACGATCCCGAGAACCCTAGTTATAGAGTTGCCACGACAGGAGAGGGCGTCTCAGGCGCAGGCGGGCCGGATATTAGGTTGAGCCACGACGACATTAGGTTCGGCGTTGTCCATCTTGGAGGTGTTGCGGACTTAAGCGTTGAGATCTCAAACGTGGGAACTGCTGATCTCGAGGTCTCGTCCCTTGATGTAGAGAGTTCGACGCCCACCGTCTTTGGCGCCTTCTATAATGGATCGTTCCCGATTGTCATCGCGCCTGGCGGAAGCGAGCGGATCAGCGTAACTTTCCATCCGGCCGGCGAGGGCGATGAGACAGGGGAAGTGCATGTAAACAGCAACGACCCGGGCTCTCCACAGCTGACGATTACACTCAGCGGTGTAGGAAGTATCGGTGACGATGATTATCCGGTTCTCAACGTGAGTCCCCGGATTCTCGACTTTGGTGAAGTGCCGGTGGGCTCGACGAAAGAGATGACCATCACTGCTCGGAACGACGGGGCAGTAGTTCTTTACATCTACCGCATGGTCACCCCTGAGCCGTTTGGGGACGGTCAGGATGTGTCCTGGTATCCGTTTTGGGTGTTGCCGGGCAGCTCCGTTGAAATGACGGTTACGTTCAGCCCAACGGAGTCGGGTTTCTACAATGAGGGTATAGGGGTGAGTTCCAATGACCCAGATTGGTTGGCAGGGCGGATCGAGGTCACAGGCACAGGCGTTGCCGGCTATAGGGGCCCGGAGCTGTCGGTTTCTGCGGACAAGTTCAGCGTTCACGCCGGCGAGGAACTGGCGATTTCGTTTGGCATACAGAATCCAGGCCCAGCGCTCGCGGTCGATCTCTTAGGGGCGGTCGTTCTGCCTGACGGGACGTTCCTGTTCTATCCTGGGTTCTCGATGGAACCGCAGCCTGTGTTCATCAGAGTTGCAGAGGCTGCCGCAATAGGCCCAATCGAGATTCTGCGGGTTCCGTTCAGCAATGCGCTGCCCAAGGGCCAGTATGTGTTCTATGCCGCTGTGCTAAATCCATACAACTACGATATGCAGATTGAGGGCGATATCGCCTCAGCAACGTGGGTCTTTGAGTAG
- a CDS encoding DUF933 domain-containing protein: MNIGLCGFPKVGKTSVFEAVTGLLSDAHAHSTNLAAVPVPDQRLDRLFADFPKSREVQAKIEYFDPYLHEPSPEDAIGPSLNAVKGASVLGLVVRGFENPNVPYIFQTIDLKRAVAVSVERMFEADIVVCERRVEKIDVIYLKAKSDDLERERAIIVKCLDHLRGASPLSRLELSPEERAAIQSIEFLTAKPLLIVLNVDEKDASTERLKKIAADFKPLAPQYASVVALCARLERELLELEEEDRAMFMQDAGLADLAKERIIRASYDATETICFFTIGNDEVRAWPLRAGTTAIKAAGTVHTDMARGFIRAEVIAFDDYVKADSMREVKAQKLNRLEGKDYVVADGDIIEFRFHV; encoded by the coding sequence TTGAACATAGGCCTTTGCGGTTTCCCGAAGGTCGGTAAGACCAGCGTCTTTGAGGCGGTAACGGGGCTGCTGTCCGACGCACACGCCCATTCCACCAACCTGGCTGCCGTCCCTGTCCCTGATCAGCGACTCGACAGGCTTTTTGCGGACTTCCCAAAGTCCAGAGAAGTCCAGGCCAAGATCGAGTATTTCGACCCGTATCTGCACGAACCAAGCCCTGAGGACGCCATCGGGCCAAGCCTGAACGCCGTCAAGGGCGCCTCGGTGCTCGGGCTTGTCGTTCGTGGATTCGAGAATCCGAACGTGCCATACATCTTCCAGACCATAGACCTGAAGCGCGCCGTCGCCGTGTCCGTCGAGAGAATGTTTGAGGCAGACATCGTTGTCTGCGAGCGACGCGTCGAGAAAATCGACGTCATTTATCTAAAGGCCAAGTCCGACGACCTCGAGAGGGAGCGAGCGATTATCGTCAAGTGCCTCGACCACCTGAGAGGCGCCTCGCCGCTGTCCCGGCTCGAGCTTTCCCCAGAGGAGCGGGCCGCCATTCAGAGCATCGAGTTCTTGACGGCCAAGCCACTTCTGATCGTTCTGAACGTTGACGAGAAGGATGCCTCGACCGAAAGGCTAAAGAAAATTGCAGCCGACTTCAAGCCTCTGGCGCCTCAATACGCCAGCGTAGTCGCGCTGTGCGCCAGATTGGAGCGGGAGCTGCTCGAGCTGGAGGAGGAAGACCGTGCGATGTTCATGCAGGACGCCGGGCTGGCCGACCTGGCCAAGGAGCGCATCATTCGGGCGTCATACGACGCCACTGAGACGATCTGTTTCTTCACAATCGGCAACGATGAGGTCCGGGCGTGGCCGCTTAGGGCAGGCACGACGGCCATCAAAGCCGCTGGCACAGTCCACACGGATATGGCCCGTGGGTTCATACGGGCGGAGGTCATCGCCTTCGATGACTACGTGAAGGCTGACTCTATGCGCGAGGTCAAGGCGCAGAAGTTGAACCGCCTCGAGGGCAAGGACTACGTCGTCGCGGATGGCGACATCATTGAGTTTAGGTTTCACGTTTGA